The DNA segment GAAACAATAAGCCGTCTGCTTGGACGTTTTCAAAAAGCAGAACTAATTGAAGTCAAAGGTAAGTATATTACGATATTAGACATTGATGCGTTAAGCGAACTATCTGGTAACAGTAATATTGCAAGGTAGAACATTTACGACAATCGCTTGATCTAAAACAATATAAAATCATCCTATTCGTGCAAGATAAAACTAAACGATATTGGATAAGGAAAACGTTATGATGGACTATAAAAAACTCCTTGTGGTTGTTGATCCTACGACAGATAAGCAAACGGCTCTTGCCAGAGCCGTAGAATTAGCGTCAAAAAACCAAGCTGAAATTACTGTATTTTTATCTATTTTCGACTTCTCCTATGAGATGACCTCTATTCTTTCTGGCCAAGAACGCGAATCAATGCGTGAAGGTGTTGTAAATCAACGCAAGGCTTGGCTTGAAGATGTCGTTGCCCCCTACCGTAAAGATGGTTTAACCATAAACTTAGATGTGATTTGGCATAACCGTCCGTTTGAAAGCATCATTAAACACGCTATCGATGGTGAGTATGATCTTATCGTCAAAGGCACTCACGAACATGATAAGCTCAAATCGGTTATTTTTACGCCGACAGATTGGCACTTGATGCGTAAGGCGCCAATACCTGTACTACTCGTTAAAGCGCAAGACTGGCCAGTTGCAGGCAAGATTGTTTGCGCAGTAAACGTAAGCGCTGAAGATAATGCTAACGAGTCCCTCAACGGTAAGATTATCTCTCACGCTAAGAAGCTCGCCGAGCAGTTTGACGCTCAAGTGCACCTCGTTAATGCTTACCCTGGTACGCCCGTTAACTTGGCTATCGAACTCCCCGACTTTGATGCTCATACTTATAGCGAAACCATACGATTACAGCATGAGGAGCGGATCAGTTATCTTGCAAATGCTTATGGGATCTCGCCAGACTTCTGCCATGTTATGGAAGGCCTACCAGAAGATGTTATCCCTGACTTAGCAACGAGTTTAGATGCAGAGCTAGTCATATTGGGAACCATTGGTCGAACCGGAATTTCCGCAGCCTTAATAGGCAATACTGCTGAACATGTTATCGATAGTATCAACTGCGACCTACTTGCGATTAAGCCTGATGGCTATAAATCACCATTAGAAGAGGTATAACCGCTTTCTAAGCTTTACCAAAAGCTTTTAAGCTGGAATAATACGCGCCCTGAACATTTGTGTACTAGGCGCGTTTTTTTATGTCCGAAGAATTAACTCCACAACAAGTCACTCGTATGGCAAAACTACAGAAGCGTTTACGCACTGAAGTTGGTCGTGCCATCGGTGATTACAACATGATTGAAGAAGGTGACCGTGTCATGTGTTGCCTATCTGGTGGCAAAGACAGTTATGCCATGCTCGATATCTTGTTGAACCTTCAGCAACGCGCTCCTATTAAATTCGAAATCGTTGCGGTTAACTTAGATCAAAAGCAGCCAGGTTTCCCTGAAGACATTTTGCCTGCGTATCTCGATACCCTAGGTGTTGCTTACCACATTTTGGAAAAAGACACTTATTCTATCGTTAAAGATAAAATTCCTGAAGGCAAAACAACTTGTTCTCTTTGTTCTCGCCTGCGCCGCGGAACTCTTTACGGTTTCGCACAAAAAATAGGGGCTACCAAGATTGCCCTTGGTCATCACAGAGACGACATCATTGAAACCATGTTCCTGAACATGTTTTTTGCCGGCAAGATGAAAGCCATGCCGCCAAAACTATTGTCTGATGATGGCGCCAATATGGTGATCCGTCCGTTAGCTTACAGTCGTGAAAAAGATATTGCTGAATACGCTGGTCTGAAAGGCTTCCCAATTATTCCTTGTAACCTTTGTGGCTCACAAGAAAACTTAAAGCGCGCTGCAGTTAAAGAGATGTTGGTGCAGTGGGATCGTGATTACCCTGGCCGTATCGAAACTATTTTTACGGCAATGCAAAATACCGCGCCATCTCAAGGTGTCGATAGAGAACAGTTTGATTTCTTAAGCTTGACTCGAGATCCAGATGCGCCAATGCGAGGCGATGTTGCAGAGTCAGATCTACCCGCCTTTGACTTTGTTGATGTCGCCAACAATGGTCATATTAATTTAGATAAAGCGGTCCGTATTGACGTGGTAAATACCTATACGCCCGATTAACCGTTATCAGCGTAAAAGTAGAATCAAAAGCCCTGCATTGCAGGGCTTTTGATTAAAGAAGAATTACTTAGATGTCCAAGGGCTAATAACCTTAGGCGCAACCGATGTCTTTAAATTCGTTAGATTATCGAGCTGGCTAGTTTCAAGACGATATGTGCCACTAACGGGTATGAGCTCACCATCAATATTAACCGTTGCATCACCGTCAAACTCTAAGTTTAATCCTGCAATATCTGTTGCAAACAATCGCATAGGGAAGCCTTGCAACTGACTTAAGAGCGCATTCATCTCTTGCGCGATCTGTTTTAGCTCAGCCTGATTGTATGCATTTTTAGTGTTTTTAGCTCTAACCTGCATAGCAATAGCACAAGACTGTGCATCGCCCTCAACATCTAAATTAATCAGTGCGCGATCTGATTTAAGTTGGCCGTCATAGGGTAAGAACAGGCGTTGGTCTTTGGTAATCGTTAAAGGAAAAGAGTCTTTTTCTGTGGTGATTGTACCGTTGTTAACTTTGCAACCATTAGCCTTAGAAACAGAAAATGCCAATTCAACTAATTGATAGTTCCCTTTATTCACCTGCTTTAGACGCTGGTAAAAACTTTGATACTCAAGAGAGATAGGAGCTGCCTGACTTACAGATGCAAACCCTAATAAAATACAGCTAAACAGCAGTCGTTTTTTCATTGTTATCCACTAAAAATCGTTGGTTTTGGCGTAGCATTTCAAGCAGCTCATCAATATAAGCTTCTTGACGTTCAGAGTAATTAATCAGTCCGTATACAAGATCTTGCGCGCTCGGCGTTTTGTTTTGTGCGCGTAGATCGGCTCGAATTGATCTCAGCAACGAATAGGCCGCGTTAGAATTAAGATTACGCATATATGACGCGACAGAGTCTTCAACCGTTTTAAATAAAGCAACCTCATGGGACAGCCCTTCTGTCCTCGATTGCGGGACTAGACCACAACCTTTTCTGAAGCACCATTGACCAAAGAAATTTAAACCTTCGCGGGCAAATCTGGAACTGCCCCAGCCCGTTTCGTTCGCGGCCTGAATTAATACCATCTCTTCAGGAATAATATCGACACGAGTTAACAAGGTATCAATATTGCCTATATTTAGACTTCTGACAGTATATTGATACTTTTCCGAGATCTGCTGCAGTCTGAACTCATCGGCCTCAGTGAGTTCTTTGTTATTGACGATTTGATTACGAATGCCGATAACAAAATCGCGCTCATCTTGAATGATCGCATTTTGATGCTTAATCGAAGGTTTCAGGAATGCAAAAAATGCGCGTTTTTTTTCACTTACATCACTAATAGCAGCAAAATCTGGCACTACGCTCGCAATTTCTGTGTTTTTAACCGCTTTTCCTAATGACTGTATTTGATCCTCACTACCGGGAACCAGCACCAATCTAACCAGTAAGATCAGTGTTATTACAAGTCCTAACGCTATTGTAAACAAACCAACTTTGCCTGTTTTCACTCATTTTCCTTTATCAAACTCAAGGGTATAAAGACTTTAATTAATTACGGCTATTATATGCTAGCTTTAACTGAGAATACATCGCGAATAATGTTGTAATCTCAGTTATAATTCTGGGTCTTTTATAATACTTTGGGTATTCAGGAAGGAGACCCCAAAAATGAAACAAAATGGGCTTAATCAATATAACCATGTGGTAGCCATAGGTGGCGGACATGGATTAGGGCAAGTCTTATCAGCCCTTTCGTTCTTAGGGCCTAAGCTCACAGGTATTGTTGCCACGACTGATAACGGCGGCTCTACGGGGCGCTTAAGAGCCGAGCAAGACTGCATCGCTTGGGGAGATTTACGCAACTGTTTAACCCAATTGGCTAAACGCCCTTCCGTTGGTTCCTTAATGTTTGAATATCGCTTTGGCGGCGATAGTGAATTATCTGGCCATAATCTGGGAAATTTAATGCTAATGGCGTTGGACGAACTTTGTGTGCGTCCACTAGATGCGGTGAATTTAGTCCGCAACTTTCTTAATATCGATACCCGTCTAATCCCTATGTCAGAAGAACCGACACACTTGGTGGCACTTCAAGCCAGTGGTGAAAGTGTTTTTGGCGAAACTGATGTTGATAAGATGCAAGATACACCTATAGCCTTATCGCTCGATCCACAAGTTCAAGCAACCTGCGAAGCCTGTGAAGCCATTCGAGATGCAGAACTGATCATTTTAGGACCAGGTAGCTTTTTAACCAGCATAATGCCACCACTGTTACTACCTAAAATAGCCCATGCACTTGCGCAATCAAAGGCAGAGGTGATCTTAATTGATAACCTCACTAACGAACCATCACCGATTGCTAACTGTAGCTTAAGTCACAAGATCAACTGGTGCCATCAGGTGCTGGGGTTAAAGATTATCGATAAGGTATTGTGTAACGCTGATAGTGCTTATCAAGAAGACAATATTTGTTACTACCCGCTTCGAAGTTCACATCATATTGGCTTACACGACAAACGTGCACTCGCAGATGCGCTGTCTTTGATGGTGAGTCAAGACCACAGCACAGTGTCGACATAGCCAACTTGTCCGCGATTGGATAACCAATACTTGGGCTTTTAGTTAGCTTGAATTTAAACTAACAGCCCATCAGCAAAGGTTAATAGGCCATAAATGAATACTCATAACCTATCAGGTTAGCGAGGTAGCTGAGCATAAAGAACTCCAAATTATTTACAGGCTCCCAAATTCAAACATTAGTGTTTTTCCCATTATAACTTGACCAATTTAGCACTTCTAACCAGACTCAATAGCTAGGTAAGCACATTTATATAATGGTTATAGTGACAATGAAAACACCTATCCTTTCCCTTTTTAAAGATAACAGATTAGTCACTGCGACGGTTTCTGCATTAGGCGCAACGCTTTGTATATGGACTCTTGCAGCAATCGATACCGGAATGGACTCGCCTTATGTTCTGATTGCTCCTTTTGGTGCAACTATGGTACTTATTTTTGGAGTACATCACAGCCCATTAGCACAGCCTAAAAATGTTATCTTGGGGCATATTATTACCGCAATCGTTGGGCTTCTCTTCGTCAATTACCTGCCCGTTACCTCATTAACTCTGGGGTTAGCCGTGGGATTTGGCCTATTCTTTATGTTACTTTTTGATGTCACTCATCCTCCTGCAGGAGGAAACCCACTGCTGATTATGCTTGGCGGACATACAAGTTGGACCTTTTTACTTCATCCGATCTTAATAGGCACCTTGGCTATTGTAGCTTTAGCAGTGCTGTAC comes from the Shewanella halifaxensis HAW-EB4 genome and includes:
- the uspE gene encoding universal stress protein UspE, which produces MMDYKKLLVVVDPTTDKQTALARAVELASKNQAEITVFLSIFDFSYEMTSILSGQERESMREGVVNQRKAWLEDVVAPYRKDGLTINLDVIWHNRPFESIIKHAIDGEYDLIVKGTHEHDKLKSVIFTPTDWHLMRKAPIPVLLVKAQDWPVAGKIVCAVNVSAEDNANESLNGKIISHAKKLAEQFDAQVHLVNAYPGTPVNLAIELPDFDAHTYSETIRLQHEERISYLANAYGISPDFCHVMEGLPEDVIPDLATSLDAELVILGTIGRTGISAALIGNTAEHVIDSINCDLLAIKPDGYKSPLEEV
- the ttcA gene encoding tRNA 2-thiocytidine(32) synthetase TtcA — encoded protein: MSEELTPQQVTRMAKLQKRLRTEVGRAIGDYNMIEEGDRVMCCLSGGKDSYAMLDILLNLQQRAPIKFEIVAVNLDQKQPGFPEDILPAYLDTLGVAYHILEKDTYSIVKDKIPEGKTTCSLCSRLRRGTLYGFAQKIGATKIALGHHRDDIIETMFLNMFFAGKMKAMPPKLLSDDGANMVIRPLAYSREKDIAEYAGLKGFPIIPCNLCGSQENLKRAAVKEMLVQWDRDYPGRIETIFTAMQNTAPSQGVDREQFDFLSLTRDPDAPMRGDVAESDLPAFDFVDVANNGHINLDKAVRIDVVNTYTPD
- a CDS encoding DUF2987 domain-containing protein, encoding MKKRLLFSCILLGFASVSQAAPISLEYQSFYQRLKQVNKGNYQLVELAFSVSKANGCKVNNGTITTEKDSFPLTITKDQRLFLPYDGQLKSDRALINLDVEGDAQSCAIAMQVRAKNTKNAYNQAELKQIAQEMNALLSQLQGFPMRLFATDIAGLNLEFDGDATVNIDGELIPVSGTYRLETSQLDNLTNLKTSVAPKVISPWTSK
- a CDS encoding glucosaminidase domain-containing protein, translated to MKTGKVGLFTIALGLVITLILLVRLVLVPGSEDQIQSLGKAVKNTEIASVVPDFAAISDVSEKKRAFFAFLKPSIKHQNAIIQDERDFVIGIRNQIVNNKELTEADEFRLQQISEKYQYTVRSLNIGNIDTLLTRVDIIPEEMVLIQAANETGWGSSRFAREGLNFFGQWCFRKGCGLVPQSRTEGLSHEVALFKTVEDSVASYMRNLNSNAAYSLLRSIRADLRAQNKTPSAQDLVYGLINYSERQEAYIDELLEMLRQNQRFLVDNNEKTTAV
- the yvcK gene encoding uridine diphosphate-N-acetylglucosamine-binding protein YvcK, with translation MKQNGLNQYNHVVAIGGGHGLGQVLSALSFLGPKLTGIVATTDNGGSTGRLRAEQDCIAWGDLRNCLTQLAKRPSVGSLMFEYRFGGDSELSGHNLGNLMLMALDELCVRPLDAVNLVRNFLNIDTRLIPMSEEPTHLVALQASGESVFGETDVDKMQDTPIALSLDPQVQATCEACEAIRDAELIILGPGSFLTSIMPPLLLPKIAHALAQSKAEVILIDNLTNEPSPIANCSLSHKINWCHQVLGLKIIDKVLCNADSAYQEDNICYYPLRSSHHIGLHDKRALADALSLMVSQDHSTVST
- a CDS encoding HPP family protein, whose protein sequence is MKTPILSLFKDNRLVTATVSALGATLCIWTLAAIDTGMDSPYVLIAPFGATMVLIFGVHHSPLAQPKNVILGHIITAIVGLLFVNYLPVTSLTLGLAVGFGLFFMLLFDVTHPPAGGNPLLIMLGGHTSWTFLLHPILIGTLAIVALAVLYHRLIPGHIYPYFEKKE